In the genome of Fusarium poae strain DAOMC 252244 chromosome 1, whole genome shotgun sequence, the window GAATGCCTTTCTcgcatctttcttcttcaaatgGCCCGTATGAGCGTGTTCAACTGCCATTCCAGCTCCATCGAAAGCCGCATGAGAAACAATTTTAATCGCTGTTTCGTTGGCGACAATAGACTGAATCCCATGCTCTGCGCCAGCTGTTGCGATGGCATCAGCACCCATACTGCCAACACCAAGTGTTACCACGCCGATGGTTCCACTAACAGCCATGCTGCCTAGAACATCTCGCTTCCGGGTATGGTGCGTTGCATTAAGACGATTGAGGTGTCTTTCGATAatctctctctttttgcGAGCATTGTGAATAGCTGGTGCTGCCATTGCAACACCGATAGTAGAAACCCCAAGGGTCAATGGAATCGCGCAGCCGGAAACTGCAGTAGAGGTGGCAGCGCCAGAGATCAATCGTGTATAGTGCTCCCATTCTCTCTGCAACTCCTCCATTGTAAGGCCCTGACATTTCTGGTCGTATGCTTTGAAGTCGAATGGCATCTTGATGGTTCCCGCCAAGGTGAAGATCTGTGTAAGAGGATAAAACTAATGCAGAGAAAAGAGTGCCAAGAGGAGATATAAGTATGAATGCTTGGCACAAGCTGAAAGCCAACTTCAACGCAAATGACAGGTTTAGCGGTTCTAGACCGAACACATGGTCTGATATGCAAGCCACGCAAGGCACACAACGGGAAAGCGCCTACATCAATTTGTAATCTGTATGCCTAAAAGGGTTCAGCTAAGATGTTCTGGGTTAGCCAGACGCTGTGTTGTTCAGCCGCACGAGGCTTCTTTATCGGAACAAGGCAGACAAGACTAGCTATTATGCAGAAACACCAATAATATTACTTGAAACCTTTATCTCTCATGTAAATACTACGTTGTGTTACAATGATGTTCTCTCAACGCCATTATAACAGCGAGTGATAAACCAGCCGCTTTAAAGTATTGTAAGACATAGATTAGACTGGAGATTTAACACAAATGCTATGAACTGATTAGAATGAAAGTCCGTAGAAGTCTCCGAAACCTCTGCAGTTGTGGTCTCAATGCTGACTGTGAAAGAGTCGAGCATGGTAGTCTCGTGAGTAACCGAAATCTCCCAAGCAGTGGTGGTAGTTGAAGATGAACGAAAGTGATACGTTTGCCGAACTTAGTAATTAATgtaaaagagaataaacaGTCTTTATGAAGACAGTAACAACTAACAGGTATATTTAGTGTTGAACTGAACCGAATTGACTTGCAAATATGTCATGCGTGCCAATAAATTGCAAGTCTAGAGGCATGCTTTTTGTGTAGAAACGCAGTCTTTCGGTTAATTGTAAATTTCATAGCTAGAGCCAATGGTGTCCTGAAAGGTGCAAATGAAATCTACACTAAAGCATCTGGAAAACTAGAATAGCGCCAGATGCCTGCAGCGGGGGGGTTTTGACCGTCACGCTGCCATCTGAAACCCAGTCTCAGCACCCATTTTCCCAAGATATGAGAAGCTCCACTCTCCGTTTAACGAAACCAGCGAACGGTTGTTAAACCGTTTTTAATTGACCAAGTATGCTCTCACGTGACCAGACGCTCCGATAAACACGGCGCCGAAGTTTGGACACGTCAGATGTTTTACATAAGCATTGGGCGTCTGAACAAATGATCGACAGTTACAGGGTAAGTGTGATTTTCCTCGTTCCAAGCTTCCACTTATGACTTGGAATGTAGCATTGGATAATTCCAACACTATATATATCACAGATGAATGAAGATAGCCATTAGGTATTCGTTTACTCTTATCTTGGTCTGTCTTTTGATGAGTTGTGTGTAGAGTCGCTTATTGTTTTAGTGTCTCCAGCCATATCTAGACCGCAAACATGATTTAGCACCCATGGGAAATATACGGGTTACCAAGTCTGAACCTAAAATCGTCAAGGACTTTGGTACCTTGAACAGCTGTATGAAACTTGAAATCGCCGAGCGGCAACCTCAACTTCATATTATCGCTTGGAACTGAAATGTAGTATCGGCTCTGGCTAGCTGGGCAGTGAGCGAGGTGAGCGAAACCATCAATTGTCAGTCAACATGACAAGGTTGGACTGATTTCGATACTAGTGTTTCAACTTAGGTCTAAGCTTGTCTTCAAACTTAATTCATAGTTTCTCTTCACTTCAAGTTCTCCTTTATTTTAGGGCCAGGAACAAGCTTCATTTTTCCAATTTGACACTCGACGCGCAATAGCGCTAAAAGCCACTAAAGTATAAACCTAAATGTTTAGTTTATTACCCCACGGGCATTCGGGGCTTAGCCTCTGTCTGCGCCACCAGGCTATACTGCCCTCACTTTCACGTTTTACCTTTCGTAAACGACAGAAGCGGGCGGTACTGTAGCCTCACTCGACATTAAACGTGAAATCAAGCAAGTCCCAAGGATTTCATTTCCGTAGTATCCGAATCTGTTCTGGATTAGTTAATACATGCGAGGCTGGAGTCTTGAGAATAGCCTGCGCCTCGCAATAGCTTGGCTTGGCGGTGACATTCGCTTGACGCTAAACTATTTAAACAGCATTGATGAGCATCCTAAtcaaatattaaattacatTAAAAAGACATCGTCGCCCATCTCAACTATCCATTGTCTTACCATATcatctttttcttcgtctACTACTATACCACAAAGAAGCCTTGAAATGCGTGTCTCTCAACTCCTTGCCTTGGCAGCTCACGTTACTAGCATTTTGTCCTGCGCAGAGCACAATAACCACTACTctctcaagaacaagaaacgACACATTGACCCTCGAGCTGAACCTGGTAGTAAGGATTGGGCTTACGACGCATCCTACAATTGGGGACGAATCAATCCTGGTACGAATGCTCTTTCTACCATCCTCAACATGCCTTGCTGACACTATGCCTTCTAGATTACCATCTGTGCCAGACAGGAACGCAGCAGTCACCCATCCCCATAGCTCTCAAGCAAGGCTTGTCTCTTGAACACTTGATAAAAGAATGGAACTATCCGAGCGAGATCACAGGCAACTTCTTCAATTGGGGATATGGTCCGGCTTTTACTGTCCAGAATGAAGACGCCATATGGACCCAGAATCCCTCTTTTAGCTTTGACAATGAAACTGTCTACCTCAAAGGCTGGCACATCCACGCGCCTGCTGATCACACTGTTGAAAGACATCGCTCAAGGGCAGAACTTCATCTCGTTCACGTCAACgaacaaggcaaagagcgCGCCGTACTCGCTATTCGCTTGGATCCAGGAAACAAGGATAATGGCTTTTTGGCCCAGCTTCCCAAAATGATTGGCTTCAACGAAACTGAAACAACAGAGGAGACTACACTCAATCACAGATTGCTTCTAGAGAGTGTACAGTACTTTGATGAATTTTGGACTTATGAGGGAAGCTTGACTAGCCCGCCTTGCACAGAGGGAATTCGGTTTTTTATCGCAAGGCAGATCATGTTCACGAGCGTTGATCAAATGAGAGCTATTCTGGGCGCTTCGACTTATAGTGCACGGGAGGAACAACTGGTTTGGCGACATCGGATCAACGTGTAATCTATTGCGTGCTTGATATATACATTCTAGACGACGGCGACATTCAGTTACCCTAATTTGAGTAGATGGGAGTTCAACACGGAGGTAGATTTGCTTTCTAACATTGAAatctaatattatatatatgaTATTGTAACTGCGCCTAAGAGTTCTCATGAAGATGAGATACTTGATGTCTATGCTTATATACTCTCTCGTTATAGTGAAATATACAGTGACTATGTCTAAGATCCGATCTTGAAACCGCCTGGCCAATATTTCTGGAAAGTCCTCAGAGGATCATACTTGCGAGAGATCTCCAGTAGGCGTTGCTTGTTCTCCTCACCATAGCCATCGTAGATATTCTGGAAACCAGCAGCATCTCCCATGTAGTTGAAGGGATCGTATACGCCTGATCGTTGAGTAGCATTACCGATGGCCCATGTCGTATCCTCGATCCACTTGAACACCGCGTCATTATGCTCATCGCCGCTCCACTCCACCACCTCGGCCCAGGCAATGTACGTTCCCTTGGTCTCCGTGTCAATTCCTAAGGCGTTACCTCCAGGGTTGTATTTCTTGGAGGCATTTTCCCATAGAGAGCCAATAGGTTGCCAATCAACCGAGATGAGCTTGCGGTCCTCGACGGGAAGAACCTTGTACAAGTCGGGTAACGCACCAAGAAAGACATCATTCACGATTTGCACTCCCTGGAGAATCTCTTCGTATGTTTTGCCTGTGGTGGTGCCGGCGATGAACTGATCGTTGATCTTTGGTGTGACTAGCTCTCCTGTCTCATCCGAGAACTGGGCGAGCGTCTTCTTCTCAAATGTGTTGGAAATGGCAGGAAGATCAAAGAACGGTCGGAAACATTCGGGTTCAGGATCAGAGTCGCTATCGTAGAACAGAATAGCGCCGCCAATGGTGGTCTCTTCGTCAACAGCAATTACTTGAGGGACAATATGTGCGAGAGGATCGGTATTGAAGGCGGAGAAGTTGGCGACGGCCTGAAGTGATGTTAGTGagatgaagcaaatgtcttTCTAATGTTACATACCTTAAGAAATCCGGGGATATCAGCAACGCTGTACACACCAGCGTAgatctgatcagatggaaGAGTGGCGAGTCTGAACTTGGTCACGATGCCAAAGTTGTTCGAACCACCCTTGAGGGCCCAGAACAGATCGGGGTAAGAGTCTGCCGTGACCGAAATTACTTTGCTGTCGGCGAGTACAAGCTCGTATTCCAGGACATTGTCAGCTGCCCATCCACGCTGGTTGCCGTGAAAGTTAATGCCTCCGGCCAGCAATAGACCAGGCACACCAACTGGGGAAAGGCGACCTCCAGCAACTGCAAGCTTGTGTTGTCCCAAATAACGGTAAACATGACCCCAATCCAAGCCTGGTCCTATCCAAACTGACTCTTTGTCCTCGCTCAATTCGAGAGTCGTCAAGTTTGACATTACAAAGAGAGGACCGTTGTCGATGTTGTTTGCGCCAGTTATGGCCATATGTCCACCTCCACGGACAGCAAATGATGTAAGGCCAAGGCTCATAAACTTTACGGCTTCAGCCACTTGGGTAGGGCATGTTGGACGGAATACGCAAGCGGGGTTGAGTATCTCGTTGTTGGACCAGAAGTTCTGGGACTCATATTCGTAGACTGCATGTTTGGGAGAAAAAGTGTTGTCAGGGAATGTAAGTTTGAGTACTTCGCAGCCAGCGTCTGAACTCTCTGCGGCGCTTACAGGGTCCAGCCACAGAGCTGCAAATGACAACAAACTGATGGCAGTATTGCTGAACATGGTGACGGGAGCGGAACAAAGCGGACGCAAGGAACCGGGTCAAGGGCTCGATAGAGTTGAACGGCTTCCGCGGGAGTTTTGATTAAGTTTTCAGCAACTTAATTGAGGGTTTTGATGTTCATCTGCGGACCTGGATAAGCACGAGAAATAGTTGCATCGGCTTATTAACTGGAGATGGTAGGAGATAACCACtctggagaatgagaacGGGACCCAAGAGGTGGGTCAATTTCCAGGCTTTCATTTGAGCTGTGCCGGGCGGTCAGAGTCAAGAGTTCcgtttttttttaattagcCACTCATCGATTGACATCAACTAGAGAGAAATAGTGTTAGCTCAGGGCTCAGGAACCAAACATGGACGACATAGCGGGAACAAATCCGCTTGGCATAGCGCACGGTCTATGATCCGGAGGACAGGTCCTAAAATGTAAGGATCAAAGTGTTCCTCTACGTACAGAAACAGACACTCAAATGCTGATCCGGAAATATTCCGGTCTTGTATTATGTCAATCTCCCGAGGTAAAGTCTCGGGCACTTTGACGTTATCTGCCAGCTATTGGCTAACGTAGGTACAGTTCGCCCCAGAGTCCAGAGATATCAATCACCTCAGGAGATTTAAATGGGTTCACGCTCTCTAACATTTGGATCTACGGAGCTAACCACGTTGTCAAGTTTCTGCTTCAGTAGTCTCTAGTTGAGCTTGTCTTGTTTGGGTAATCAAAATGGCCTTTATTATGGAAGGAAAATATTACAGTCAGTGCAGATTGGAGTCAGACACGAATTATACAAGAGGGTTCAACCTCATGAAATTCGATCGACGCAGACAGATCAACGATCTAGTCAATAACCTTTTGTACATAGGGAAGGCTGTGGACTTGATTTCGTTTCAATATTAAAATGGACACATGGTTGATCGTAAAACATGTCGCACCACCGTCTATGAACATGACTCCCCTAACGTCCTCCCCTGCAGTTCCATCTCGGTATCTTCGGCATCGGCAGAAGAAATCTGACATGTCAGGCAAAAACGTCACAATGTCAAAGCGGCAGATATCAATTACAGAAAACGTGGTTTACCCCTGCGAACACCTGGTACAATAACGCCATACCTCGAAAGTAGATCGAATGAATCAGGTGATCGATCCCGCCGCACGACATGGTCAGGACCGCTTCTTGGCTGGGTAGAAAAGATCTTCGAATGTCCAAGCGCACAGGAACTTTGGGAAGGTTCTCCGTTGATCAGCAACTGGATTGAGCTCGGGCGAGCACTAGTCAGCACTGGAAACAGAAGAAGATGTAGATCAAGCTCAGGTTAAACATTAGTTCTTATATCTAGGGACAATTCTTGAATGTTCTTCAAATACCATCTATAGTTCGGGGCTATTCTTCACTACTGACTTAGGCTCGTTTggcttttttgttttgttctggTCCGCGTCGACAAGTATCAGATACACTTTAATACGTCAGAGTCATGTCCGTCGATAATGGGGTCCTATATCCTATGGATCCACCTCTAGGAATGGTCCGTGATATTGAACAAGCAGCCGAGTCTGCCCCCCTGGTGGTCATCACGGCTGTCTTTTTCCCACTGGCAACATTATGCATGGTCATTCGAGTCTACACAAGAGCATTTATTGTGTGCAAGCTATCTTTCGATGACTGTGAGTTAATTTATGCCCTCAAACTTCGTTTACTAATATGGAACAGATCTTATGATTCTTTCTTGGGTACGATGGGGCTCACATGACTTCAGTGTAGCAACGCTAACCATTCATTCAGGTGTGCAATGTATTCCTTGTCGCCTTTACACTGAACAGTAAGTTTGCAAGTCAAGAGTATCTTTGCCATTGCTAATAAACGTAGTGACCAATTATGGAATGGGAAAACACCTTTGGAACGTTCCATTCTCACCAGATCTATTTCCTAATTTCTCCCTGAATAATCTGCTTGCGGCCATCTTCTTTTGTGCAGCTACTGGATTTGCGAAGGGTAGTATCTTGGTCTTCTACCTGCGAATATTTCCCATGAAATCAGCACGAATCCTTATTTGGACTGCCTTTGCATTCATCATGGGATACTCGGCAGCTTCTGTCCTTGTTAACATATTCTCATGTAACCCCATCCGAGGCTCTTGGGATCCAGAAGTCATCGCCACCGCAAAGTGCATTAACAGGCCTGTGTTTTACTTTTTGCAAGCCGGCTTGGGAATCTTTGCAGATATCGTGACTGTCTTGATTCCACTCCCGTGGCTCAAAACACTGATGCTGcccaagaaacaaaagatcGGCGTTGGCGTTCTCCTGACCATGGGTGCATCGT includes:
- a CDS encoding hypothetical protein (SECRETED:SignalP(1-22)~CAZy:AA7); its protein translation is MFSNTAISLLSFAALWLDPVSAAESSDAGCEVLKLTFPDNTFSPKHAVYEYESQNFWSNNEILNPACVFRPTCPTQVAEAVKFMSLGLTSFAVRGGGHMAITGANNIDNGPLFVMSNLTTLELSEDKESVWIGPGLDWGHVYRYLGQHKLAVAGGRLSPVGVPGLLLAGGINFHGNQRGWAADNVLEYELVLADSKVISVTADSYPDLFWALKGGSNNFGIVTKFRLATLPSDQIYAGVYSVADIPGFLKAVANFSAFNTDPLAHIVPQVIAVDEETTIGGAILFYDSDSDPEPECFRPFFDLPAISNTFEKKTLAQFSDETGELVTPKINDQFIAGTTTGKTYEEILQGVQIVNDVFLGALPDLYKVLPVEDRKLISVDWQPIGSLWENASKKYNPGGNALGIDTETKGTYIAWAEVVEWSGDEHNDAVFKWIEDTTWAIGNATQRSGVYDPFNYMGDAAGFQNIYDGYGEENKQRLLEISRKYDPLRTFQKYWPGGFKIGS
- a CDS encoding hypothetical protein (SECRETED:SignalP(1-18)), with the translated sequence MRVSQLLALAAHVTSILSCAEHNNHYSLKNKKRHIDPRAEPGSKDWAYDASYNWGRINPDYHLCQTGTQQSPIPIALKQGLSLEHLIKEWNYPSEITGNFFNWGYGPAFTVQNEDAIWTQNPSFSFDNETVYLKGWHIHAPADHTVERHRSRAELHLVHVNEQGKERAVLAIRLDPGNKDNGFLAQLPKMIGFNETETTEETTLNHRLLLESVQYFDEFWTYEGSLTSPPCTEGIRFFIARQIMFTSVDQMRAILGASTYSAREEQLVWRHRINV
- a CDS encoding hypothetical protein (TransMembrane:7 (o30-51i63-83o110-131i143-164o190-211i223-242o262-282i)), which produces MSVDNGVLYPMDPPLGMVRDIEQAAESAPLVVITAVFFPLATLCMVIRVYTRAFIVCKLSFDDYLMILSWVCNVFLVAFTLNMTNYGMGKHLWNVPFSPDLFPNFSLNNLLAAIFFCAATGFAKGSILVFYLRIFPMKSARILIWTAFAFIMGYSAASVLVNIFSCNPIRGSWDPEVIATAKCINRPVFYFLQAGLGIFADIVTVLIPLPWLKTLMLPKKQKIGVGVLLTMGASVCIVSIIRLQSLSVLLHDPDLTYNTVMALMWCVLELNLSIIGGSMATIKPFLRIAIPRMFTTNYGASASAGIHLESKDRSTGYQSRSIQSLKPVHSSKAPQISHFHATSTEELVMA